ctaaccctaaccctaaccctaacccctaacccaaaccctaacccctaaccctaacccctaaccctaaccctaaccattccAAAAACCTatacctaacctcaaccctaaccctaaccctaaacttacctaaccctaacctcaaccctaacccttaccttaaccctaaccttaaccattctaaaaaaactataccttaccctaaccttaaacctaaccttaaccattctaaaaccttacctaaccctaaccctacggACAGACAGTCTTTAAACCCAACCAACGGGTTAATCTACAAGTAGGCAACTATGGGGTCTACTACTTTGGCCGGTTGCGCCCGGACCCTTCCGGCCCGCGCGCATATGATGTGGAGTGCACCCCCTCCCTTTCCCCCCCTTCGGCTTCcacgtgtcagagatggaagtggatcaaccgactcaaaactagaaacctaaccctaaccctcaagcCGNNNNNNNNNNNNNNNNNNNNNNNNNNNNNNNNNNNNNNNNNNNNNNNNNNNNNNNNNNNNNNNNNNNNNNNNNNNNNNNNNNNNNNNNNNNNNNNNNNNNCAACCAAcaggaggctgttttatctgaatggggttgtaggctacaaggaacaaccaacagggaggctgttttatctgaatggggttgtagactacaaggaacaaccaacagagaggctgttttatctgaatggggttgtagactacaaggaacaaccaacagggaggctgttttatctgaatggggttgtagactacaaggagcaaccaacagagaggctgttttatctgaatggggttgtagactacaaggaacaaccaacagggaggctgttttatcagaatggggttgtagactacaaggaacaaccaacagagATGCTGTTTTAtcagaatggggttgtagactacaaggaacaaccaacagggaggctgttttatctgaatggggttgtagactacaaggaacaaccaacaggggggctgttttatctgaatggggttgtagactacaaggaacaaccaacagagaggctgttttatctgaatggggttgtagactacaaggaacaaccaacagggaggctgttttatctgaatggggttgtagactacaaggaacaaccaacagggaggctgttttatctgaatggggttgtagactacaaggaacaactAACAGGGAGGCTGTTtaatctgaatggggttgtagactacaaggaacaaccaacagggaggctgtttaatctgaatggggttgtagactacaaggaacaaccaacagggaggctgttttatctgaatggtgttgtagactacaaggaacaaccaacagggaggctgttttatctgaatggggttgtagactacaaggaacaaccaacagggaggctgttttatctgaatggggttgtagactacaaggaacaaccaacagggaggctgttttatctgataATCTACAACCACGTCACAACATCACAAcacaaacctctctctctctccttctccctccctcctcccctctccctctctctccctccctcccccctctctcctctctctaggacCTGGTAGGTGATCTGCAGGGTGAACTGGGGGGAACGTTTGAGACTCTGGTGGTGGCACTAATGACTCCGCCCATCCTTTACGATGTGACATCACTACGGAACGCCATCAAGGTATTTGACCCAGGACTAGTGATGTCATATCCTGTGAGTGACGGTGTGATGTCATAGTGACTGTGTGTGATGTCACGGTGTAGGGGGCGGGGACCGATGAGAAGGTGCTGATTGAGATCCTGTCTTCTAGAACGACCCAGCAGATTAAGGACATCACTGCTGCCTACCGccagggtaacacacagacacactgctgcctaccgccagggtaacacacagacacactgctgcctaccgccagggtaacacacagacacactgctgcctatcgccagggtaacacacagacacactgctgcctatcaccagggtaacacacagatacactgCTGCCTATCGccagggtaacacacacacactgctacctatcgccagggtaacacacagacacactgctgcctatcgccagggtaacacacagatacactgCTGCCTATCgccagggtaacacacagatacactgCTGCCTATCGccagggtaacacacacacactgctgcctatcgccagggtaacacacagacacattgctGCCTACCgccagggtaacacacagatacaaacacacacacacacagacagacacactgactcactgattgtgtgtgtgtgttccagagtaTGATGCAGACCTGGAGGAGGATGTAACAGGAGACACGTCAGGCCACTTCAGGAGACTGCTGGTCATCCTGCTACAggtgaggggtcagaggtcagggcctaggggtcagaggtcagggcctaggggtcagaggtcaaaggAACATAGATCTGGTATATATAGATGCGTGGGATATAGAtctggtaccagtcaaaagtttggacacacctatacattccagagtttttctttattttttactattttctacattgtagaataatagtgaagacataaaaacgatgaaataacacacatggaatcatgttgtaaccagaaaagtgttaaacaaatcaatatatttgagattcttcaaagtagccaccctttgtcttgatgatagctttgcacactcagaCATAGATCTGACAGATATAGATGTGTCAGACATAGATCTGACAGatgtgctctctctcctctcaggccagcagacagcagggggtacaggaggggaaCATAGAGACTGACGCACAGgtaagagagagtgagtgtgtgtgtgtgagagaaagagagagaatcacATGTGtatctctgaaatatgtgatagcaATCAGATTTACTGCTCAACAATGACTTCTTTGACTTGTGTTCTGCTCAGGGGTGTGTGacaaagtgtgtgtctgtgtgtgacggttgtgtgtgtgtaaaataacaCTCCCCACACAGGCAGCCCTtgtgtaagcgtgtgtgtgtgttggtgtgtgagagacagaaggTGTGTTGATACCCAGTGTTAAATGCTCCCATCTAGTGGTCATATTGAAGGACTGTCATGTACAGAATGATGTTTATTTACAACAGGTGGTGGTTTACAGAATCAAaccaaaatccacaaagaaaatcAGCAAATTATACACTAATACAGAgaattaggaaagtattcagacatcttgactttttccacattttgttaccttactaGCCTTAttgtttccccctcatcaatctacacacaataccccataatgacatcacaataccccatattgacatcacaataccccataatgacatcacaataccccataatgacatcacaataacacataatgacatcacaataccccataatgacatcacaataccccataatgacatcacaataccccataatgacatcacaatacacaatattatggggtattgtgatgtcattatggggtattgtgatgtcaatatggtgtattgtgatgtcattatggggtattgtgggaaCTGTGTTTTTAAACTAACAGTTTATTTAAAGACCAAACATTTGTGATTAGTAGAGCTTCATACAGCATGTCAGTTCTTTgactgtgtaagtgtgtgtgtatgtgtgtgtgtgtgtgtgtgtgtagactttgTTCTCTGCAGGAGAGAAGAATTATGGGACCGATGAAGACCAGTTCATCACCATCCTGGGGAACAGGAGCgctgaacacctgaggagaggtgtgtgtttgaGATCTGTGTTTATAAAGGGTATCAACACTCACTCAGTGacattgacgtgtgtgtgtgtgtgtgtgtatcagtgtttgCTGCGTACATGAAGCTGGCGGGGTATGAGATGGAAGAGAGTGTTCAGAGAGAGACTTCTGGAGGACTGAGAGACCTGCTACTGGCTGTGGGtaagtctctctcacacacacacacacacacacacacacacacacacacacacacacacacacacacacacacacacacacacacacacacacacacacacacacacacacacacacacacacacacacacacaccactaccaccaccaacaccatcactaaactgctgtGATTACTACCCTACTTGGAATAATAatcacaacaataataataatctctctctctctctgtgtgtctctctgtgtctccctctgtctctctctctctgtctctgtgtctctctctctctgtctctctctctgtctctctgtgtgtctctctctgtctctctgtgtctctctctctctctgtgtctctctctctgtctctctctctctctctgtgtgtgtctctctctgtctctctgtgtctctctctctctctgtgtctctctctctctctctctgtgtctctctctctctgtgtctctctctgtctctctctctctctctctctgtgtgtgtctctctctgtctctctgtgtctctctctgtgtctctctctctctgtgtctctctctgtctctctctctctctgtgtctctctctgtgtctctctgtctctctgtgtgtctctctctgtctctgtgtgtctttccTCTGTAGTAAAGTGTGCTAGAAGCGTCCCAGCCTACTTTGCAGACACTCTGTACTATTCGATGTCGGTAAGAATCTATTTTCTCCATACTAGGAAGAAGATCATTTTATATTAGATATGCGTTtttagaactgtgtgtgtgtgtgtgtgtgtgtgtgtgtgtgtgtgtgtgtgtgtgtgtgtgtgtgtgtgtgtgtgtgtgtgtgtgtgtgtgtgtgtgtgtgtgtgtgtgtgtgtgtgcagggtgcAGGAACTGACGACCAGACCTTAATCAGAGTGATGGTGAGTCGTAGTGAGGTGGACATGTTGGATATCAGAGCTGATTACAGACGCCTCTTCACCAAGTCTCTGCACTCTGCTATACAGGTAcatttatacatatatatactgACTATCTCTATCTGTACTCTGCTATACAGGTATATACTGACTATCTCTGAGATCctgctaacgggatcgatatgacaacagccagtgaaagtgcagggcgccaaattcaaacaccagaaatctcataattaaaattcctcagacattcatgtgtcttatatcattttaaaggtaatcttgttgttaatcccaccacagtgtccgatttcaaataggtttttcagcgaaagcactacaaacgattatgttaggtcaccgccaagtcacagaaaaacacagccatttttccagccaaagacaggagtcacaaaaagcagaaatagagataaaattaatcactaacctttgatgatcttcatcagatgacactcataggacttcatgttacacaatacatgtatgttttgttcggtaaagttcatatttatataaaaaaatctgagtttacattggcgcgttacgttcagtagttccaaaaacatcccgtgattttgcagagagacaCATCAATTTACacaaatactcataataaacattgctaaaagatacaactgttatacatggaattatagatccacttctccttaatgcaaccgctgtgtcagatttcaaaaaagctttacggaaaaagcaaaccatgcaataatctgagcacagcgctcagagcccaaaccagccaaaaAGATATACACCATATTGtgcagaagtcagaaataacattataaacattcacttacctttgatgatcttcatcagaatgcactcccaggaatcgcagttccacaataaatgtttgttttgttcgataatgtccatcatttatgtccaaatagctacttttttTTTGCGCGttttgtaaacaaatccaaagtcacgaagcacgttcactaggagcagacgaaatgtcaaaaggttccgttacagtccgtagaaacatgtcaaacgatgtatagaatcaatctttaggatgtttttaacataaatcttcaataatgttccgtccagagaattcctttgtctgtagaaaagcaatggaacgcgAGCTACCgttcacgtgaacgagcgtcacgagcctgtggcactctgccagaccactgactcaaagagcccttatGAGCctcaaacaatttctaaagacatgGGACCCGTGTCGTCCAGAGAGAAAGACTGTCTCTGATTAGAAACTAGATGTTTGGTTTtttccaggcataatgggacccgtGTTGTCCAGAGAGAAAGACTGTCTCTGATTAGAAACTAGATGTTTGGTTTTccccaggcataatgggacccgtGTTGTCCAGAGAGAAAGACTGTCTCTGATTAGAAACTAGATGTTTGTTTTTccccaggcataatgggacccgtGTCGTCCAGAGAGAAAGACTGTCTCTGATTAGAAACTAGATGTTTGGTTTtctccaggcataatgggacccgtGTCGTCCAGAGAGAAAGACCGTCTCTGATTAGAAACTAGATGTTTGGTTTtctccaggcataatgggacccgtGTCGTCCAGAGAGAAAGACCGTCTCTGATTAGAAACTAGATGTTTGGTTTtctccaggcataatgggacccgtGTCGTCCAGAGAGAAAGACTGTCTCTGATTAGAAACTAGATGTTTGGTTTTCCCCAGACATAATGGGAACCATGTTGTCCAGAGAGAAAGACTGTCTCTGATTAGAAACTAGATGTTTAGTTTTCTCCAGTGTACCTGtacctctctcctacctctctctctctctcctacctctctctctctctgcctctctctctgtgcctctcctacctctctctctctgcctgtcctacctctacccagcctctCTTTGTCTAAGGACTTGACATAATGGTctgtttctgtatgtgtgtgttgcagggtgaTACCTCTGGTGACTGCCGTAAGGCCCTCCTCCTGCTCTGTGGTGGCGACGATGCGTAACCATGGCGATGATCCCTGAAGGAGCGATACCCAGAGAGACCTCCGCTCTGACTGGCCCCTCTAGCTGTCAATCACTCTCTGAGTCCTGTGTAAGCCAATAGGAGAGCTCTGGTGGCCACGGTGCAGCCCTGTGATAGGTTATGAGTGATAAGACTTTAATCCTGTGTGTATCTGTAACTAACATCCTTTAAGCTTTACTCTGCTTCATATCTACATCACTAAAGTCATATTAATATTAAGTAATTTTTTAATATCAGTAATATAACAACTAAAGACTGTTTTAATGTTTGTACTGTTTGTAAGGCAACACTGAAGACATAATAAACATTTTAATAGCAGGTTTGTAGTGagacgtgtctgtctgtctgtgtagtgagacgtgtctgtctgtttgtgtagtgagacctgtctgtctgtctgtgtagtgagacctgtctgtctgtgtagtgagACGTGTCTGTGTAGTGAGATGACCTGGTCGCTAGGAGACACAACTGTTAACTTTTACTCAGTTATCCGTAGTTTGAGGTTTTATTGGGATTATAACAACACATGATATGCAGTCATCTAAAGTAACGTCTTACAGATAAACAATTCCTGcccattcaggaagtacactggaATTCCAATTCAATTCATTTCAATGAGGAACATTTCTGATTGGAATTGGGTCCACTTTCTCAATTGACtgcaattgaaatggaattgaccccaaccctgatattAAAATATAATATATTATCTCTGTTTCTGTTGTGGGGATGTAATATATTATCCCTGTCTCTGTTGTGGGGATGTAATATATTATCCCTGTCTCTGTTGTGGGGATGTAATATATTATCCCTGTCTCTGCTGTGGGGATGTAATATATTATCCCTGTCTCTGCTGTGGGGATGTAATATATTATCCCTGTTTCTGCTGTGGGGATGTAATATATTATCCCTGTAATGTCCACAGGCTGCTTCTCCTCGGTCTTCATGAAATCAACCTTTACTCATTAACATCTCATTTACATGCCTGGCAAATATATGATAAGTTAAATAGATAAAGTTTGTATTGGGCACATGATGAGATGtgggccctgcgtatacatgtttacacatacagtttaggtacaatgattaagaAATTACACAAGATAAACAAAACGATCACACAAAAATACAGCAGCAGATTGTTACATTTACATACAGGTTATTCCTCTAACAGCACAAGAACCTGCATTACAAGCAATACAACAATACAAATCCTCCAATTAATGTTTAAAATTGGCGACAAGAGTCTCAAGTTGAAGTTTAGTCTGCAGGCTATTCCATAaacaaggagcgtaacaggaaaaggcagccatACACAACTCTGTGGAGATCGCATGGACCTCAAGTGTAATCCATGTTGAGACCTGGTTTTAGGAATTATAATTCTAATATTGATAAGTGATGATAAATAAGAAGGACGTTTATTCAGAAGTGTTTTATAGACAAACACGAGAGCATGTTGTTCTCGTCTCACGGACAGCGAAGTCCAACCCACattatgatataaaacacagtggtgagttcTGTAGCTAGCACCCGTAATAAACCTAAGTGCATAATGATAAGTAGCATCCAGCGATTTAAGTGTGGATGCCGTAGCATGTAAATAATATCCCCATCATCTATAACAGACATAAAAGTAGCTTGCATAATGTGTCTTCTGTTTGtggaggacaaacatgtcctgtttctatagaggaagacaaacatgtcctgtttctatagaggacaaacacgtcctgtttctatagaggaggacaaacatgtcctgtttctatagaggaagacaaacatgtcctgtttctatagaggaagaCAAACacgtcctgtttctatagaggaggacaaacatgtcctgtttctatagaggaagacaaacatgtcctgtttctatagaggaagaCAAACacgtcctgtttctatagaggaggacaaacatgtcctgtttctatagaggaggacaaacatgtcctgtttctatagaggaggacaaacacgtcctgtttctatagaggaggacaaacatgtcctgtttctatagaggaggacagacacgtcctgtttctatagaggaggacagacacgtcctgtttctatagaggacaaacatgtcctgtttctatagaggaggacaaacatgtcctgtttctatagaggaggacaaacacgtcctgtttctatagaggaggacaaacatgtcctgtttctatagaggaggacaaacatgtcctgtttctatagaggaggacaaacatgtcctgtttctatagaggaggacaaacatgtcctgtttctatagaggaggacaaacatgtcctgtttctatagaggaggacaaacacgtcctgtttctatagaggaggacaaacatgtcctgtttctatagaggaggacagacatgtcctgtttctatagaggaggacaaacacgtcctgtttctatagaggaggacaaacatgtcctgtttctatagaggaggacagacacgtcctgtttctatagaggaggacaaacacgtcctgtttctatagaggaagccGAGcttgatttttgttgttgttgccgttTACAAAGTTCGTCAACATGCATTTTAAAAGACAGTTTCCAACCATgtccctaagtatttatatgcagagacctgaTTAATTCGAGAACCATCTAAGCTCGTAAATGAAAGTGTATTTTCAACCAACTTCTTTTGGACCTATTAATACAAATCAtaaacagtgcagcagtatctaacaggtaatatcgaaacaattccacaacaaaacctaatatctaacaaattccacaagaATTGTTTATTTGTTTAGGCCAATTTTAAGTAGGCTATTTAGCAGCATAAAGCTAATTTTGCTGTTGGCGTTTGAAGAGCTGGTTCACTTTCTCCCTGACAGGGTTGAAGCTCCAGAGTCTTTGTCTCCATCACAGTCACATGATGAAAGGATCGGCCTGAATTAGTAGCCTAATGGGGGTGAGGTGTGAGAAATCGCCCACTTAGCAAAGCAAACACAAACAGTATTATCGGTTTTCACACCTTTCGATTAGTCTGACAAAGGATAAATACGGGTAATCAATTAGCCTGGCCTATGTGTGAAAAATCCCCCCGAAGTTTAATAAAATATATCTTTAAATAACTTGAAAAGAACAGAAGGCCTTCACACCGAAATCGTTCCCATAAACCACCTTTAATGACgatgtttccatcaaatggagcggcaggtagcctagtggttagagtgttgggctagttaccgaaaggttggtggatttctgcccctgaacaaggcagttaaccccactgttccccagtagaccgtcattgtaaataagaatttgttcttaactgacttgtgcctgttaaaataaatcaaatacagATCTTTGTCAGGCCTCATATGAGTTGAAAAGCAAATCAACCTGATAATAGGtaatgatttatatatatattatatata
This genomic interval from Salvelinus alpinus chromosome 6, SLU_Salpinus.1, whole genome shotgun sequence contains the following:
- the LOC139579450 gene encoding annexin A5-like: MTPPILYDVTSLRNAIKGAGTDEKVLIEILSSRTTQQIKDITAAYRQEYDADLEEDVTGDTSGHFRRLLVILLQASRQQGVQEGNIETDAQTLFSAGEKNYGTDEDQFITILGNRSAEHLRRVFAAYMKLAGYEMEESVQRETSGGLRDLLLAVVKCARSVPAYFADTLYYSMSGAGTDDQTLIRVMVSRSEVDMLDIRADYRRLFTKSLHSAIQGDTSGDCRKALLLLCGGDDA